The following coding sequences lie in one Mus musculus strain C57BL/6J chromosome 11, GRCm38.p6 C57BL/6J genomic window:
- the Rundc3a gene encoding RUN domain-containing protein 3A isoform X10: protein MEASFVQTTMALGLPSKKASSRNVIVERRNLITVCRFSVKTLLEKYTAEPIDDSSEEFVNFAAILEQILSHRFKACAPAGPASWFSSDGQRGFWDYIRLACSKVPNNCVSSIENMENISTARAKGRAWIRVALMEKRMSEYITTALRDNRTTRRFYDSGAIMLREEATVLTGMLIGLSAIDFSFCLKGEVLDGKTPVVIDYTPYLKFTQSYDYLTDEEERHSAESSTSEDNSPEHPYLPLVTDEDSWYNKWHKMEQKFRIVYAQKGYLEELVRLRESQLKDLEAENRRLQLQLEEAAAQNQREKRELEGVILELQEQLTGLIPGDHAPLAQGSKELTTSLVNQWPSLSTLHRPEGASNSKLYRRHSFMSTEPLSAEASLSSDSQRLGEAKRDEEPWGPIGSSEPN from the exons ATGGAAGCGAGCTTTGTCCAGACCACCATGGCTCTGGGGCTGCCCTCCAAGAAAGCATCTTCCCGCAACGTGATCGTGGAGCGCAGGAACCTGATCACCGTGTGCAG gttCTCTGTGAAAACCCTGCTAGAGAAGTACACAGCAGAACCCATTGATGACTCTTCCGAGGAGTTTGTTAATTTCGCAGCCATTTTAGAGCAGATCCTCAGCCACCGATTTAAAG CTTGTGCCCCAGCAGGGCCAGCGAGCTGGTTCAGCTCAGATGGACAACGGGGCTTCTGGGACTACATCCGGCTGGCCTGCAGCAAAGTGCCCAACAACTGTGTGAGCAGCATTGAGAACATGGAGAACATCAGCACAGCTAGAGCCAAG GGCCGGGCGTGGATCCGGGTGGCCCTGATGGAGAAGCGTATGTCGGAATACATCACCACAGCTCTTCGGGACAACCGAACTACCAG ACGGTTCTATGACTCCGGAGCCATCATGCTGCGGGAGGAAGCCACTGTCCTCACTGGGATGCTGATCGGGCTCAGCGCCATCGACTTCAG CTTCTGTCTAAAGGGCGAAGTTCTGGATGGGAAGACACCGGTGGTCATCGATTACACACCCTACCTAAAATTCACCCAAAG CTACGACTACCTGACGGATGAGGAGGAGAGGCACAGTGCCGAGAGCAGCACCAGCGAGGACAACTCACCAGAGCACCCCTACCTGCCTCTCGTCACCGATGAAGACAGTTGGTACAACAAGTGGCACAAGATGGAACAGAAGTTTCGCATTGTCTACGCACAGAAG GGATACCTGGAGGAGCTGGTGCGGCTGCGCGAGTCGCAGCTGAAGGACTTGGAGGCGGAGAACCGGCGGCTGCAGCTGCAGCTGGAGGAGGCCGCGGCACAAAATCAGCGTGAGAAGCGGGAGCTGGAAGGCGTGATCCTGGAGCTGCAGGAGCAGCT gacAGGTCTGATCCCCGGTGACCATGCCCCCCTGGCCCAGGGTTCCAAGGAGCTCACCACATCCCTAGTCAACCAGTGGCCCTCCCTGAGCACACTTCATAGGCCCGAGGGTGCCAGCAACTCCAAGCTATATCGGAG ACACAGCTTCATGAGCACGGAGCCgctgtctgcagaggccagcctgagctcagACTCCCAGCGCCTGGGAGAGGCCAAGAGGGACGAGGAACCCTGGGGCCCCATCG GAAGCTCAGAACCAAATTAG
- the Rundc3a gene encoding RUN domain-containing protein 3A isoform X3, whose protein sequence is MEASFVQTTMALGLPSKKASSRNVIVERRNLITVCRFSVKTLLEKYTAEPIDDSSEEFVNFAAILEQILSHRFKACAPAGPASWFSSDGQRGFWDYIRLACSKVPNNCVSSIENMENISTARAKGRAWIRVALMEKRMSEYITTALRDNRTTRRFYDSGAIMLREEATVLTGMLIGLSAIDFSFCLKGEVLDGKTPVVIDYTPYLKFTQSYDYLTDEEERHSAESSTSEDNSPEHPYLPLVTDEDSWYNKWHKMEQKFRIVYAQKGYLEELVRLRESQLKDLEAENRRLQLQLEEAAAQNQREKRELEGVILELQEQLPDPPPPPRTGLIPGDHAPLAQGSKELTTSLVNQWPSLSTLHRPEGASNSKLYRRHSFMSTEPLSAEASLSSDSQRLGEAKRDEEPWGPIGKDPTPSMLGLCGSLASIPSCKSLASFKSNECLVSDSPEGSPALSPS, encoded by the exons ATGGAAGCGAGCTTTGTCCAGACCACCATGGCTCTGGGGCTGCCCTCCAAGAAAGCATCTTCCCGCAACGTGATCGTGGAGCGCAGGAACCTGATCACCGTGTGCAG gttCTCTGTGAAAACCCTGCTAGAGAAGTACACAGCAGAACCCATTGATGACTCTTCCGAGGAGTTTGTTAATTTCGCAGCCATTTTAGAGCAGATCCTCAGCCACCGATTTAAAG CTTGTGCCCCAGCAGGGCCAGCGAGCTGGTTCAGCTCAGATGGACAACGGGGCTTCTGGGACTACATCCGGCTGGCCTGCAGCAAAGTGCCCAACAACTGTGTGAGCAGCATTGAGAACATGGAGAACATCAGCACAGCTAGAGCCAAG GGCCGGGCGTGGATCCGGGTGGCCCTGATGGAGAAGCGTATGTCGGAATACATCACCACAGCTCTTCGGGACAACCGAACTACCAG ACGGTTCTATGACTCCGGAGCCATCATGCTGCGGGAGGAAGCCACTGTCCTCACTGGGATGCTGATCGGGCTCAGCGCCATCGACTTCAG CTTCTGTCTAAAGGGCGAAGTTCTGGATGGGAAGACACCGGTGGTCATCGATTACACACCCTACCTAAAATTCACCCAAAG CTACGACTACCTGACGGATGAGGAGGAGAGGCACAGTGCCGAGAGCAGCACCAGCGAGGACAACTCACCAGAGCACCCCTACCTGCCTCTCGTCACCGATGAAGACAGTTGGTACAACAAGTGGCACAAGATGGAACAGAAGTTTCGCATTGTCTACGCACAGAAG GGATACCTGGAGGAGCTGGTGCGGCTGCGCGAGTCGCAGCTGAAGGACTTGGAGGCGGAGAACCGGCGGCTGCAGCTGCAGCTGGAGGAGGCCGCGGCACAAAATCAGCGTGAGAAGCGGGAGCTGGAAGGCGTGATCCTGGAGCTGCAGGAGCAGCT GCctgatccccctccccctcccaggacAGGTCTGATCCCCGGTGACCATGCCCCCCTGGCCCAGGGTTCCAAGGAGCTCACCACATCCCTAGTCAACCAGTGGCCCTCCCTGAGCACACTTCATAGGCCCGAGGGTGCCAGCAACTCCAAGCTATATCGGAG ACACAGCTTCATGAGCACGGAGCCgctgtctgcagaggccagcctgagctcagACTCCCAGCGCCTGGGAGAGGCCAAGAGGGACGAGGAACCCTGGGGCCCCATCG GGAAGGACCCCACGCCCTCCATGCTGGGCCTCTGCGGCTCCCTGGCCTCCATCCCCAGCTGCAAGTCCCTGGCAAGCTTCAAATCCAACGAATGCCTGGTGAGCGACAGCCCTGAGGGCAGCCCGGCGCTCAGCCCCAGCTGA
- the Rundc3a gene encoding RUN domain-containing protein 3A isoform 1 (isoform 1 is encoded by transcript variant 1) → MEASFVQTTMALGLPSKKASSRNVIVERRNLITVCRFSVKTLLEKYTAEPIDDSSEEFVNFAAILEQILSHRFKACAPAGPASWFSSDGQRGFWDYIRLACSKVPNNCVSSIENMENISTARAKGRAWIRVALMEKRMSEYITTALRDNRTTRRFYDSGAIMLREEATVLTGMLIGLSAIDFSFCLKGEVLDGKTPVVIDYTPYLKFTQSYDYLTDEEERHSAESSTSEDNSPEHPYLPLVTDEDSWYNKWHKMEQKFRIVYAQKGYLEELVRLRESQLKDLEAENRRLQLQLEEAAAQNQREKRELEGVILELQEQLTGLIPGDHAPLAQGSKELTTSLVNQWPSLSTLHRPEGASNSKLYRRHSFMSTEPLSAEASLSSDSQRLGEAKRDEEPWGPIGKDPTPSMLGLCGSLASIPSCKSLASFKSNECLVSDSPEGSPALSPS, encoded by the exons ATGGAAGCGAGCTTTGTCCAGACCACCATGGCTCTGGGGCTGCCCTCCAAGAAAGCATCTTCCCGCAACGTGATCGTGGAGCGCAGGAACCTGATCACCGTGTGCAG gttCTCTGTGAAAACCCTGCTAGAGAAGTACACAGCAGAACCCATTGATGACTCTTCCGAGGAGTTTGTTAATTTCGCAGCCATTTTAGAGCAGATCCTCAGCCACCGATTTAAAG CTTGTGCCCCAGCAGGGCCAGCGAGCTGGTTCAGCTCAGATGGACAACGGGGCTTCTGGGACTACATCCGGCTGGCCTGCAGCAAAGTGCCCAACAACTGTGTGAGCAGCATTGAGAACATGGAGAACATCAGCACAGCTAGAGCCAAG GGCCGGGCGTGGATCCGGGTGGCCCTGATGGAGAAGCGTATGTCGGAATACATCACCACAGCTCTTCGGGACAACCGAACTACCAG ACGGTTCTATGACTCCGGAGCCATCATGCTGCGGGAGGAAGCCACTGTCCTCACTGGGATGCTGATCGGGCTCAGCGCCATCGACTTCAG CTTCTGTCTAAAGGGCGAAGTTCTGGATGGGAAGACACCGGTGGTCATCGATTACACACCCTACCTAAAATTCACCCAAAG CTACGACTACCTGACGGATGAGGAGGAGAGGCACAGTGCCGAGAGCAGCACCAGCGAGGACAACTCACCAGAGCACCCCTACCTGCCTCTCGTCACCGATGAAGACAGTTGGTACAACAAGTGGCACAAGATGGAACAGAAGTTTCGCATTGTCTACGCACAGAAG GGATACCTGGAGGAGCTGGTGCGGCTGCGCGAGTCGCAGCTGAAGGACTTGGAGGCGGAGAACCGGCGGCTGCAGCTGCAGCTGGAGGAGGCCGCGGCACAAAATCAGCGTGAGAAGCGGGAGCTGGAAGGCGTGATCCTGGAGCTGCAGGAGCAGCT gacAGGTCTGATCCCCGGTGACCATGCCCCCCTGGCCCAGGGTTCCAAGGAGCTCACCACATCCCTAGTCAACCAGTGGCCCTCCCTGAGCACACTTCATAGGCCCGAGGGTGCCAGCAACTCCAAGCTATATCGGAG ACACAGCTTCATGAGCACGGAGCCgctgtctgcagaggccagcctgagctcagACTCCCAGCGCCTGGGAGAGGCCAAGAGGGACGAGGAACCCTGGGGCCCCATCG GGAAGGACCCCACGCCCTCCATGCTGGGCCTCTGCGGCTCCCTGGCCTCCATCCCCAGCTGCAAGTCCCTGGCAAGCTTCAAATCCAACGAATGCCTGGTGAGCGACAGCCCTGAGGGCAGCCCGGCGCTCAGCCCCAGCTGA
- the Rundc3a gene encoding RUN domain-containing protein 3A isoform 2 (isoform 2 is encoded by transcript variant 2): MEASFVQTTMALGLPSKKASSRNVIVERRNLITVCRFSVKTLLEKYTAEPIDDSSEEFVNFAAILEQILSHRFKACAPAGPASWFSSDGQRGFWDYIRLACSKVPNNCVSSIENMENISTARAKGRAWIRVALMEKRMSEYITTALRDNRTTRRFYDSGAIMLREEATVLTGMLIGLSAIDFSFCLKGEVLDGKTPVVIDYTPYLKFTQSYDYLTDEEERHSAESSTSEDNSPEHPYLPLVTDEDSWYNKWHKMEQKFRIVYAQKGYLEELVRLRESQLKDLEAENRRLQLQLEEAAAQNQREKRELEGVILELQEQLPDPPPPPRTGLIPGDHAPLAQGSKELTTSLVNQWPSLSTLHRPEGASNSKLYRRHSFMSTEPLSAEASLSSDSQRLGEAKRDEEPWGPIGSSEPN; encoded by the exons ATGGAAGCGAGCTTTGTCCAGACCACCATGGCTCTGGGGCTGCCCTCCAAGAAAGCATCTTCCCGCAACGTGATCGTGGAGCGCAGGAACCTGATCACCGTGTGCAG gttCTCTGTGAAAACCCTGCTAGAGAAGTACACAGCAGAACCCATTGATGACTCTTCCGAGGAGTTTGTTAATTTCGCAGCCATTTTAGAGCAGATCCTCAGCCACCGATTTAAAG CTTGTGCCCCAGCAGGGCCAGCGAGCTGGTTCAGCTCAGATGGACAACGGGGCTTCTGGGACTACATCCGGCTGGCCTGCAGCAAAGTGCCCAACAACTGTGTGAGCAGCATTGAGAACATGGAGAACATCAGCACAGCTAGAGCCAAG GGCCGGGCGTGGATCCGGGTGGCCCTGATGGAGAAGCGTATGTCGGAATACATCACCACAGCTCTTCGGGACAACCGAACTACCAG ACGGTTCTATGACTCCGGAGCCATCATGCTGCGGGAGGAAGCCACTGTCCTCACTGGGATGCTGATCGGGCTCAGCGCCATCGACTTCAG CTTCTGTCTAAAGGGCGAAGTTCTGGATGGGAAGACACCGGTGGTCATCGATTACACACCCTACCTAAAATTCACCCAAAG CTACGACTACCTGACGGATGAGGAGGAGAGGCACAGTGCCGAGAGCAGCACCAGCGAGGACAACTCACCAGAGCACCCCTACCTGCCTCTCGTCACCGATGAAGACAGTTGGTACAACAAGTGGCACAAGATGGAACAGAAGTTTCGCATTGTCTACGCACAGAAG GGATACCTGGAGGAGCTGGTGCGGCTGCGCGAGTCGCAGCTGAAGGACTTGGAGGCGGAGAACCGGCGGCTGCAGCTGCAGCTGGAGGAGGCCGCGGCACAAAATCAGCGTGAGAAGCGGGAGCTGGAAGGCGTGATCCTGGAGCTGCAGGAGCAGCT GCctgatccccctccccctcccaggacAGGTCTGATCCCCGGTGACCATGCCCCCCTGGCCCAGGGTTCCAAGGAGCTCACCACATCCCTAGTCAACCAGTGGCCCTCCCTGAGCACACTTCATAGGCCCGAGGGTGCCAGCAACTCCAAGCTATATCGGAG ACACAGCTTCATGAGCACGGAGCCgctgtctgcagaggccagcctgagctcagACTCCCAGCGCCTGGGAGAGGCCAAGAGGGACGAGGAACCCTGGGGCCCCATCG GAAGCTCAGAACCAAATTAG
- the Rundc3a gene encoding RUN domain-containing protein 3A isoform X6 → MEASFVQTTMALGLPSKKASSRNVIVERRNLITVCRFSVKTLLEKYTAEPIDDSSEEFVNFAAILEQILSHRFKAGPASWFSSDGQRGFWDYIRLACSKVPNNCVSSIENMENISTARAKGRAWIRVALMEKRMSEYITTALRDNRTTRRFYDSGAIMLREEATVLTGMLIGLSAIDFSFCLKGEVLDGKTPVVIDYTPYLKFTQSYDYLTDEEERHSAESSTSEDNSPEHPYLPLVTDEDSWYNKWHKMEQKFRIVYAQKGYLEELVRLRESQLKDLEAENRRLQLQLEEAAAQNQREKRELEGVILELQEQLTGLIPGDHAPLAQGSKELTTSLVNQWPSLSTLHRPEGASNSKLYRRHSFMSTEPLSAEASLSSDSQRLGEAKRDEEPWGPIGKDPTPSMLGLCGSLASIPSCKSLASFKSNECLVSDSPEGSPALSPS, encoded by the exons ATGGAAGCGAGCTTTGTCCAGACCACCATGGCTCTGGGGCTGCCCTCCAAGAAAGCATCTTCCCGCAACGTGATCGTGGAGCGCAGGAACCTGATCACCGTGTGCAG gttCTCTGTGAAAACCCTGCTAGAGAAGTACACAGCAGAACCCATTGATGACTCTTCCGAGGAGTTTGTTAATTTCGCAGCCATTTTAGAGCAGATCCTCAGCCACCGATTTAAAG CAGGGCCAGCGAGCTGGTTCAGCTCAGATGGACAACGGGGCTTCTGGGACTACATCCGGCTGGCCTGCAGCAAAGTGCCCAACAACTGTGTGAGCAGCATTGAGAACATGGAGAACATCAGCACAGCTAGAGCCAAG GGCCGGGCGTGGATCCGGGTGGCCCTGATGGAGAAGCGTATGTCGGAATACATCACCACAGCTCTTCGGGACAACCGAACTACCAG ACGGTTCTATGACTCCGGAGCCATCATGCTGCGGGAGGAAGCCACTGTCCTCACTGGGATGCTGATCGGGCTCAGCGCCATCGACTTCAG CTTCTGTCTAAAGGGCGAAGTTCTGGATGGGAAGACACCGGTGGTCATCGATTACACACCCTACCTAAAATTCACCCAAAG CTACGACTACCTGACGGATGAGGAGGAGAGGCACAGTGCCGAGAGCAGCACCAGCGAGGACAACTCACCAGAGCACCCCTACCTGCCTCTCGTCACCGATGAAGACAGTTGGTACAACAAGTGGCACAAGATGGAACAGAAGTTTCGCATTGTCTACGCACAGAAG GGATACCTGGAGGAGCTGGTGCGGCTGCGCGAGTCGCAGCTGAAGGACTTGGAGGCGGAGAACCGGCGGCTGCAGCTGCAGCTGGAGGAGGCCGCGGCACAAAATCAGCGTGAGAAGCGGGAGCTGGAAGGCGTGATCCTGGAGCTGCAGGAGCAGCT gacAGGTCTGATCCCCGGTGACCATGCCCCCCTGGCCCAGGGTTCCAAGGAGCTCACCACATCCCTAGTCAACCAGTGGCCCTCCCTGAGCACACTTCATAGGCCCGAGGGTGCCAGCAACTCCAAGCTATATCGGAG ACACAGCTTCATGAGCACGGAGCCgctgtctgcagaggccagcctgagctcagACTCCCAGCGCCTGGGAGAGGCCAAGAGGGACGAGGAACCCTGGGGCCCCATCG GGAAGGACCCCACGCCCTCCATGCTGGGCCTCTGCGGCTCCCTGGCCTCCATCCCCAGCTGCAAGTCCCTGGCAAGCTTCAAATCCAACGAATGCCTGGTGAGCGACAGCCCTGAGGGCAGCCCGGCGCTCAGCCCCAGCTGA
- the Rundc3a gene encoding RUN domain-containing protein 3A isoform X7 → MEASFVQTTMALGLPSKKASSRNVIVERRNLITVCRFSVKTLLEKYTAEPIDDSSEEFVNFAAILEQILSHRFKGPASWFSSDGQRGFWDYIRLACSKVPNNCVSSIENMENISTARAKGRAWIRVALMEKRMSEYITTALRDNRTTRRFYDSGAIMLREEATVLTGMLIGLSAIDFSFCLKGEVLDGKTPVVIDYTPYLKFTQSYDYLTDEEERHSAESSTSEDNSPEHPYLPLVTDEDSWYNKWHKMEQKFRIVYAQKGYLEELVRLRESQLKDLEAENRRLQLQLEEAAAQNQREKRELEGVILELQEQLTGLIPGDHAPLAQGSKELTTSLVNQWPSLSTLHRPEGASNSKLYRRHSFMSTEPLSAEASLSSDSQRLGEAKRDEEPWGPIGKDPTPSMLGLCGSLASIPSCKSLASFKSNECLVSDSPEGSPALSPS, encoded by the exons ATGGAAGCGAGCTTTGTCCAGACCACCATGGCTCTGGGGCTGCCCTCCAAGAAAGCATCTTCCCGCAACGTGATCGTGGAGCGCAGGAACCTGATCACCGTGTGCAG gttCTCTGTGAAAACCCTGCTAGAGAAGTACACAGCAGAACCCATTGATGACTCTTCCGAGGAGTTTGTTAATTTCGCAGCCATTTTAGAGCAGATCCTCAGCCACCGATTTAAAG GGCCAGCGAGCTGGTTCAGCTCAGATGGACAACGGGGCTTCTGGGACTACATCCGGCTGGCCTGCAGCAAAGTGCCCAACAACTGTGTGAGCAGCATTGAGAACATGGAGAACATCAGCACAGCTAGAGCCAAG GGCCGGGCGTGGATCCGGGTGGCCCTGATGGAGAAGCGTATGTCGGAATACATCACCACAGCTCTTCGGGACAACCGAACTACCAG ACGGTTCTATGACTCCGGAGCCATCATGCTGCGGGAGGAAGCCACTGTCCTCACTGGGATGCTGATCGGGCTCAGCGCCATCGACTTCAG CTTCTGTCTAAAGGGCGAAGTTCTGGATGGGAAGACACCGGTGGTCATCGATTACACACCCTACCTAAAATTCACCCAAAG CTACGACTACCTGACGGATGAGGAGGAGAGGCACAGTGCCGAGAGCAGCACCAGCGAGGACAACTCACCAGAGCACCCCTACCTGCCTCTCGTCACCGATGAAGACAGTTGGTACAACAAGTGGCACAAGATGGAACAGAAGTTTCGCATTGTCTACGCACAGAAG GGATACCTGGAGGAGCTGGTGCGGCTGCGCGAGTCGCAGCTGAAGGACTTGGAGGCGGAGAACCGGCGGCTGCAGCTGCAGCTGGAGGAGGCCGCGGCACAAAATCAGCGTGAGAAGCGGGAGCTGGAAGGCGTGATCCTGGAGCTGCAGGAGCAGCT gacAGGTCTGATCCCCGGTGACCATGCCCCCCTGGCCCAGGGTTCCAAGGAGCTCACCACATCCCTAGTCAACCAGTGGCCCTCCCTGAGCACACTTCATAGGCCCGAGGGTGCCAGCAACTCCAAGCTATATCGGAG ACACAGCTTCATGAGCACGGAGCCgctgtctgcagaggccagcctgagctcagACTCCCAGCGCCTGGGAGAGGCCAAGAGGGACGAGGAACCCTGGGGCCCCATCG GGAAGGACCCCACGCCCTCCATGCTGGGCCTCTGCGGCTCCCTGGCCTCCATCCCCAGCTGCAAGTCCCTGGCAAGCTTCAAATCCAACGAATGCCTGGTGAGCGACAGCCCTGAGGGCAGCCCGGCGCTCAGCCCCAGCTGA
- the Rundc3a gene encoding RUN domain-containing protein 3A isoform X9: MEASFVQTTMALGLPSKKASSRNVIVERRNLITVCRFSVKTLLEKYTAEPIDDSSEEFVNFAAILEQILSHRFKGIAESPPCPGSACAPAGPASWFSSDGQRGFWDYIRLACSKVPNNCVSSIENMENISTARAKGRAWIRVALMEKRMSEYITTALRDNRTTRRFYDSGAIMLREEATVLTGMLIGLSAIDFSFCLKGEVLDGKTPVVIDYTPYLKFTQSYDYLTDEEERHSAESSTSEDNSPEHPYLPLVTDEDSWYNKWHKMEQKFRIVYAQKGYLEELVRLRESQLKDLEAENRRLQLQLEEAAAQNQREKRELEGVILELQEQLTGLIPGDHAPLAQGSKELTTSLVNQWPSLSTLHRPEGASNSKLYRRHSFMSTEPLSAEASLSSDSQRLGEAKRDEEPWGPIGSSEPN; encoded by the exons ATGGAAGCGAGCTTTGTCCAGACCACCATGGCTCTGGGGCTGCCCTCCAAGAAAGCATCTTCCCGCAACGTGATCGTGGAGCGCAGGAACCTGATCACCGTGTGCAG gttCTCTGTGAAAACCCTGCTAGAGAAGTACACAGCAGAACCCATTGATGACTCTTCCGAGGAGTTTGTTAATTTCGCAGCCATTTTAGAGCAGATCCTCAGCCACCGATTTAAAG GTATCGCTGAgtcccctccctgccctggctCAGCTTGTGCCCCAGCAGGGCCAGCGAGCTGGTTCAGCTCAGATGGACAACGGGGCTTCTGGGACTACATCCGGCTGGCCTGCAGCAAAGTGCCCAACAACTGTGTGAGCAGCATTGAGAACATGGAGAACATCAGCACAGCTAGAGCCAAG GGCCGGGCGTGGATCCGGGTGGCCCTGATGGAGAAGCGTATGTCGGAATACATCACCACAGCTCTTCGGGACAACCGAACTACCAG ACGGTTCTATGACTCCGGAGCCATCATGCTGCGGGAGGAAGCCACTGTCCTCACTGGGATGCTGATCGGGCTCAGCGCCATCGACTTCAG CTTCTGTCTAAAGGGCGAAGTTCTGGATGGGAAGACACCGGTGGTCATCGATTACACACCCTACCTAAAATTCACCCAAAG CTACGACTACCTGACGGATGAGGAGGAGAGGCACAGTGCCGAGAGCAGCACCAGCGAGGACAACTCACCAGAGCACCCCTACCTGCCTCTCGTCACCGATGAAGACAGTTGGTACAACAAGTGGCACAAGATGGAACAGAAGTTTCGCATTGTCTACGCACAGAAG GGATACCTGGAGGAGCTGGTGCGGCTGCGCGAGTCGCAGCTGAAGGACTTGGAGGCGGAGAACCGGCGGCTGCAGCTGCAGCTGGAGGAGGCCGCGGCACAAAATCAGCGTGAGAAGCGGGAGCTGGAAGGCGTGATCCTGGAGCTGCAGGAGCAGCT gacAGGTCTGATCCCCGGTGACCATGCCCCCCTGGCCCAGGGTTCCAAGGAGCTCACCACATCCCTAGTCAACCAGTGGCCCTCCCTGAGCACACTTCATAGGCCCGAGGGTGCCAGCAACTCCAAGCTATATCGGAG ACACAGCTTCATGAGCACGGAGCCgctgtctgcagaggccagcctgagctcagACTCCCAGCGCCTGGGAGAGGCCAAGAGGGACGAGGAACCCTGGGGCCCCATCG GAAGCTCAGAACCAAATTAG
- the Rundc3a gene encoding RUN domain-containing protein 3A isoform X4: MEASFVQTTMALGLPSKKASSRNVIVERRNLITVCRFSVKTLLEKYTAEPIDDSSEEFVNFAAILEQILSHRFKAGPASWFSSDGQRGFWDYIRLACSKVPNNCVSSIENMENISTARAKGRAWIRVALMEKRMSEYITTALRDNRTTRRFYDSGAIMLREEATVLTGMLIGLSAIDFSFCLKGEVLDGKTPVVIDYTPYLKFTQSYDYLTDEEERHSAESSTSEDNSPEHPYLPLVTDEDSWYNKWHKMEQKFRIVYAQKGYLEELVRLRESQLKDLEAENRRLQLQLEEAAAQNQREKRELEGVILELQEQLPDPPPPPRTGLIPGDHAPLAQGSKELTTSLVNQWPSLSTLHRPEGASNSKLYRRHSFMSTEPLSAEASLSSDSQRLGEAKRDEEPWGPIGKDPTPSMLGLCGSLASIPSCKSLASFKSNECLVSDSPEGSPALSPS, translated from the exons ATGGAAGCGAGCTTTGTCCAGACCACCATGGCTCTGGGGCTGCCCTCCAAGAAAGCATCTTCCCGCAACGTGATCGTGGAGCGCAGGAACCTGATCACCGTGTGCAG gttCTCTGTGAAAACCCTGCTAGAGAAGTACACAGCAGAACCCATTGATGACTCTTCCGAGGAGTTTGTTAATTTCGCAGCCATTTTAGAGCAGATCCTCAGCCACCGATTTAAAG CAGGGCCAGCGAGCTGGTTCAGCTCAGATGGACAACGGGGCTTCTGGGACTACATCCGGCTGGCCTGCAGCAAAGTGCCCAACAACTGTGTGAGCAGCATTGAGAACATGGAGAACATCAGCACAGCTAGAGCCAAG GGCCGGGCGTGGATCCGGGTGGCCCTGATGGAGAAGCGTATGTCGGAATACATCACCACAGCTCTTCGGGACAACCGAACTACCAG ACGGTTCTATGACTCCGGAGCCATCATGCTGCGGGAGGAAGCCACTGTCCTCACTGGGATGCTGATCGGGCTCAGCGCCATCGACTTCAG CTTCTGTCTAAAGGGCGAAGTTCTGGATGGGAAGACACCGGTGGTCATCGATTACACACCCTACCTAAAATTCACCCAAAG CTACGACTACCTGACGGATGAGGAGGAGAGGCACAGTGCCGAGAGCAGCACCAGCGAGGACAACTCACCAGAGCACCCCTACCTGCCTCTCGTCACCGATGAAGACAGTTGGTACAACAAGTGGCACAAGATGGAACAGAAGTTTCGCATTGTCTACGCACAGAAG GGATACCTGGAGGAGCTGGTGCGGCTGCGCGAGTCGCAGCTGAAGGACTTGGAGGCGGAGAACCGGCGGCTGCAGCTGCAGCTGGAGGAGGCCGCGGCACAAAATCAGCGTGAGAAGCGGGAGCTGGAAGGCGTGATCCTGGAGCTGCAGGAGCAGCT GCctgatccccctccccctcccaggacAGGTCTGATCCCCGGTGACCATGCCCCCCTGGCCCAGGGTTCCAAGGAGCTCACCACATCCCTAGTCAACCAGTGGCCCTCCCTGAGCACACTTCATAGGCCCGAGGGTGCCAGCAACTCCAAGCTATATCGGAG ACACAGCTTCATGAGCACGGAGCCgctgtctgcagaggccagcctgagctcagACTCCCAGCGCCTGGGAGAGGCCAAGAGGGACGAGGAACCCTGGGGCCCCATCG GGAAGGACCCCACGCCCTCCATGCTGGGCCTCTGCGGCTCCCTGGCCTCCATCCCCAGCTGCAAGTCCCTGGCAAGCTTCAAATCCAACGAATGCCTGGTGAGCGACAGCCCTGAGGGCAGCCCGGCGCTCAGCCCCAGCTGA